The segment CGCGCGAAAGAAAAGCGACACGCGCGTGTCGCTTTTCTTTCGCGCGCTTGCTGGCCAGGGAGGTGCGGACGGCACCAGCCGCGTAGCGGCGAGATAGTTTAGCCGTGAGCGCAAGCCGATGCGGTAGATTAGGCAAGCCGCGTAGCGGCGACAGAGGTATCGCACCACGCGCTCTGTCGCCGCTACGCGGCTGCGCGGATCGTTGGCGTCCCTTTTCCGTGGGCTCGCGCCCACGGCTAATCTCTACCGTCCCTACGGGACTGGGAAACGCAACGGTCGCGACGCGGATCGTTGGCGTCCCTTGTCCGTGAGCTCGCGCCGCTCGCGCCCACGGCTAAACTCTACCGTCCCTACGGGACTGGGAAACGCAACGACAGCCGTGGCCCCGCGCGGAAGTGGACGCGACAGACGTGTCGCCTGGCTAGTCGATCAGCCCGGCGGCTTCCTCGCGCAATCGCCGCAACACGCGCGACTTTCCGGTCAGCACCGCGTTGACGGTGATGCCCAAGTCGGCGGCCACGGCGGCCGGCGCCTCGCCGCCCAACGTCGTGCGGCGGAACGCCTCCCAGGTCGACTTGGTGAAGTCGCGCTCGACGGTCGCCATCAACCGCTGCAAGACAAACTGGTCGTGCTCTTCGTCCCATTGCCGCGACAACGCGCTCGCCGGATCCTCAAGCTGTTCGAGGAAACCCTCCACCGAGTCGGAGTCGAGTCCGACGCGCGGGCGGCGCTTCCGCTTTTTCCAGTGCGCGCGCAGCCGGTTCGCCACCACGTTGCCCAGCCAGCGGCGAAAGGAGCCGTCGCGCTGGCGCTCGAAGCCGGGCAACTCGCGGACCACAACCAGCAGCACCTCCTGCGTCAGGTCGCGCGCCTCGTCGCCCAATTCGGGCACGCGGGCCAGCCAACGCAGAATCCACGGCTCATAAATGTCGTGCAGCCGCCGCCATTGCGGATCGCCCGGCCCGGCCGACCGCAGCCGGTCGAGCAGACTGATCGAGGTGAGCTTCGAAGCGTCGAAAGAGCGAGTCACGGAGCGGCCTACCTTGCAGCTACGGCATACCACCGCCGTGCTATGCAGGATAACCGGCCGCAAGCCATCGCAACAAGCATGGGCGTCACGATCTCCGCAACGCGAGGGGTCGGTGGCTATTTCTCGATGAAGAGATCGTCGGCCTTGGCCTGCACGACGCGAATCAAAAGCACGATCTGATTGAACGCGTCGGAGCGGCGCTCGGTGAAAAACTGGTGCCCCAGGCTTCCCGGCCGGCCGTCCCGGCAGCTCAAGACGAGCATCTCGCCCGGAGTCAGCGTGGCCGTCAGCCGCAGACCGTCGAACGTCTTGCGCGGGGGCGTGTGTACGATGGCAAACGAGCCGCCTTCGTCCGGCGTGATCTCGCGATGCGCCTCGCCATGCTCGACTTCGGGCACGATCTCCAGCTTCACCCGGCCGTCGGGCTGGGGGCGGACTTTGGTCACCAAGCAGCCCTGCGCGTTCGTGAACGTCCATCCCCGCACCACCGCCCCGTCGTCGTTCTCGTCGCGAAGAAGGACGTTCAGCTTGGCGTGCCGCTCCCGCTCGCCGGTCACGACGATGCGGTTGGGCGTTTCGATCTGATAGACGTCGATCAGCTTGCGGTGGATCAGCGGCTTCTTCGATAAGTCGATCACGGGCGGCTGCGTGTTGTCGGCCAGGGGCGCGTCGTCGCTGAGTTGCAGCAACTCGGTGACGGCGGCCGGCAATTGTCCGGCGACTTGCCCGACAATGAACCCGTTCGCCGCCAGTTGCCGGCGCGCTTCCAAGGGGACCGCTTGCTCGTCGAGCGCCGCCCAGAGCGGCCCGGTGGTCGCCTTGTCGCCCGCGGCGATGCGCACGAAGAACACTTCGAGCGCCACATGGTCGGCGGCGGGCGACGGGGGCGTAAGCGACGTGTTTTTAGGTATCTTCGAGCAACCGGCCGCCACCGCCAGCAAGGCCAACGGCATCGCGGACGGCCAACCAGACATGAGAGATGCTCCAAGAACTTGGGCGGGGCGGCAAAGGTATAAAAAACGGCGGCCGGCGTCAATTCCGCTCGACAGCTCCAATTTTGAAACACTTGCGACGAATTCCGGGTATACTCACTGCCTGATCGGCCAGACCCGCTTTCAGCCGCAACTCCCGCACTCCGTTCAACATAAGGACCTTGGCCATGCGACAGCTTCGCGCGTTTTTGGTGTTTTGCACTCTCGTCGGAACGGCACTCTGTGCCCGCGCCGCTCGCGCCGAAGAGCCGTTGGGGCTGTTGCCCGGCGATACGGCCCTGGTGGTCCGCTTTCAATCGCTTGACAAGTTGGCCAGCAATTTCAAAGAGACCGCCTCGACGCTGGGCCCGCTGGCCAATCCGGCGGTTGAGGGCGTCGAACGGGGTCTGAGCGAGATGTTTCAGATCGGGGCCGACGGGACGGCGGTCGACCGCACGGCACCCGCCTATGTGGCGGCGTTCGCCTTGGAGGGCCAGCCTGAACCGGTGGTGTGGATCGTCAAGACGCCGGATGAGGCGAAACTGCGGCGGGCGGTCCTGAAAGCCAACGCCGATGAAGCGCTGCCGGTTGAGAAGCTCGACGGCGGCTTCGAGAAAGTCTCGAAGGACGACCGCCACTGGTTCTTCGCGCACCGCGGCGAGTGGACGTTCTACACGCGCCGCGAAGAAGTGGTCAAGTCGCTGACGGCCGAGCCGCAGGAGCCGGGGGCCCTGGCGAAGTTATTCGCCGGACGTGCCTCCGATCTGGCCGCCGAAGGCGATGCCGCGGTGATGGTCAACGTCGCTCGGCTGCTGGAAGTCTATGGCGACAAGCTTGATGAGGCCCATGACAAGCTGCGGCGGCAAATCGAAACGCTTCCCAAAGAGTTCCTGGGCGGCGACAGCAATGCCACTGATCCGCGGGCCATAAAAAAAATGTACGCCGACATTGCCGAGCTGGCTTTCCGCTCGCTCACCGACGCGCAATGGGCCACCGCCCGCTTGAACTTCAACTCCACGGGCGTCAACCTGGCCCTGCTGCTGGGCGTGAAGGCCGACTCGGCGACGGACCACTTGCTCGTCGCCAATCCGGCGGCCAGCCTGGAAACGTTGGGACTGTTGCCGGCAGGCGCCGCGGCCTACGTGGCCACGACCTCATACGCGGAGGGTCTTCGCGATTGGAACCGAGATTTTTTGAAGCTTGCCTATGGAGAAGACACGGACGCGACCAAGCAACTCCTGCAATCGATCGACGATATTGCCGCGTCAGGCGTGAGCACAAAGGCCACGAGTTTTTCGTTTCCGTCCGGCGTCAACACGAGCATCACCACGGTTTCGCTGACGCAAGCCAAGGACGCCGACAAGTTTCGCAAGGCGACGACCGCTTATGAACCGGCCGCCAACCGGCAAGACACGCCGCTCTTTTCGCAAAGCGTCGAGCACAAGGCCAACGCGGAAGAATATCAGGGGCGTTCGGTCGATCTGCTGACGACGCGCTTCAAGTTCAAAGACGTGGCGGACCCAGGCCAGGCCATCGGCCAGAAGCTGCTGGAAAAGATGTTCGGCGGATCCGAGGTCGAGACCCGGCTCACCACGCTGGAGGGCATGGTGGTGCAAGCGGCGGGCAACGATCCCAAGTATCTGCACGCCGCGATCGATGGGCTGGAAAGCGGCGAAAAGGTGCTGGCCCTCGAAGAAGCCTATGCCGGCACGCGCGACCAGCTTGCCGAGAAGGCCAACGTGGTCGCGCTGATTGACGTTCCGCGGCTGGTCATCGACCTGATCGGCATGGTGCGCACGATTCCGCCGCTCGACGTCGCATTGGCCCAGGCGCCGATCAACCTGGGCGCGCAGCCGGCCACTTCCTATGCCGGCTTTTCGCTGGCCACGCAGCCGCAAGCGCTGCGGATCGACCTTTTCGTGCCCGTCAGCCAGCCGAAAGGCGTGCTGCAGATTTTCGGGCAATAGCTTCAGATGCCCGCCCCGGCCGTACACTCCAGGTCGACGTCCAAAGGGCGACGCGCGTTGCGCTCGGCGAAGGCGTTCATGTCGTAGAGCAGGGTCTGCCAGTCCGTCGCCTGCTCC is part of the Pirellulales bacterium genome and harbors:
- a CDS encoding sigma-70 family RNA polymerase sigma factor, with the translated sequence MTRSFDASKLTSISLLDRLRSAGPGDPQWRRLHDIYEPWILRWLARVPELGDEARDLTQEVLLVVVRELPGFERQRDGSFRRWLGNVVANRLRAHWKKRKRRPRVGLDSDSVEGFLEQLEDPASALSRQWDEEHDQFVLQRLMATVERDFTKSTWEAFRRTTLGGEAPAAVAADLGITVNAVLTGKSRVLRRLREEAAGLID